In one Methylobacterium sp. SyP6R genomic region, the following are encoded:
- a CDS encoding ABC transporter ATP-binding protein encodes MTPVQESPLLEVSDLSKTFTIRRGFPVAKTSLVRALDRVSFTVGRGEALGIVGESGCGKSTTARVALRLTESDGGAVRFDGQDVLAAPASAMRRLRRRMQIVFQDPASSLDPRQRIGEALGEPLRVHGLARGAELKERVAGLLAEVGLPATAAARFPHEFSGGQRQRIGIARALALGPDLIFADEPVSALDVSVQAQILRLLESLRQSRNLAFVFISHDLGVVRHFCQRVTVMYLGRVVESGPVGPLFGEPLHPYTQLLKASSPVPDPEQPVAMSFQEGEPPSPLKPPAGCHFHPRCPRAFDRCRNEAPALREAAPGRTVACHLYGEG; translated from the coding sequence ATGACCCCCGTGCAAGAGTCTCCGCTGCTCGAGGTCAGCGACCTCTCCAAGACCTTCACCATCCGCCGCGGCTTCCCGGTCGCGAAGACCAGCCTGGTGCGCGCCCTCGACCGGGTGTCGTTCACGGTGGGGCGCGGCGAAGCGCTCGGCATCGTGGGCGAATCCGGCTGCGGCAAGTCGACCACGGCGCGGGTGGCCCTGCGGCTCACCGAATCCGACGGCGGCGCCGTGCGGTTCGACGGGCAGGACGTGCTCGCCGCGCCCGCGAGCGCGATGCGGCGCCTGCGGCGGCGGATGCAGATCGTGTTCCAGGACCCTGCCTCCTCCCTCGATCCGCGCCAGCGCATCGGCGAGGCGTTGGGCGAGCCTCTTCGGGTCCACGGCCTCGCGCGCGGGGCGGAACTGAAGGAGCGGGTCGCGGGGCTGCTTGCCGAGGTCGGGCTTCCGGCCACGGCCGCCGCGCGCTTCCCGCATGAATTCTCCGGCGGCCAGCGCCAGCGCATCGGCATCGCCCGGGCGCTGGCGCTCGGGCCCGACCTGATCTTCGCCGACGAGCCGGTCTCGGCCCTCGACGTCTCGGTCCAGGCGCAGATCCTGCGGTTGCTCGAATCGCTGCGGCAGTCCCGCAACCTCGCCTTCGTGTTCATCTCGCACGATCTCGGCGTGGTCCGGCATTTCTGCCAGCGGGTCACCGTGATGTATCTCGGCCGGGTGGTGGAAAGCGGGCCCGTGGGACCGCTCTTCGGCGAGCCGCTTCACCCCTATACCCAGCTCCTGAAGGCCTCCTCCCCGGTGCCGGACCCGGAGCAGCCGGTGGCGATGAGCTTCCAGGAGGGCGAGCCGCCCTCGCCGCTCAAGCCCCCCGCGGGCTGCCACTTCCATCCCCGCTGCCCTCGCGCCTTCGACCGATGCCGCAACGAGGCGCCCGCTTTACGCGAGGCGGCGCCGGGCCGCACGGTCGCCTGCCACCTCTATGGCGAGGGGTGA
- a CDS encoding ABC transporter ATP-binding protein: MTPTDMLRVDGLTTQIRVGGTWYDAVREVSFSVSGGETLALVGESGCGKSLTALSVMGLLAPKVGRVASGSIVVDGTDMRAASESQREAMRGDRLAMIFQEPMTSLNPVLTIGFQIAEALRRHRGLSKAAAREKAIALLERVRVPSAAERIDAYPHHFSGGMRQRVMIAMALACSPRVLIADEPTTALDVTIQAQVLALLAEIQRREGLAVLLITHNLGVVASVADRVMVMYGGDVVESAPVRAFFARPTHPYAEGLLKAMPRVDRVQELAAIPGTVPTLPEMPEGCRFQGRCPLAEARCRERPPLVPLTGAPDHAVRCWVRAA, translated from the coding sequence ATGACGCCGACGGACATGCTCAGGGTCGACGGGCTGACGACCCAGATCCGGGTCGGCGGCACCTGGTACGACGCGGTGCGCGAGGTGTCGTTCTCGGTGTCGGGCGGGGAGACCCTGGCCCTCGTCGGCGAATCGGGCTGCGGCAAGAGCCTCACCGCCCTCTCGGTGATGGGGCTGCTCGCCCCCAAGGTCGGCCGCGTGGCGTCGGGCTCCATCGTGGTCGACGGCACCGACATGCGGGCGGCGAGCGAGAGCCAGCGCGAGGCGATGCGCGGCGACCGCCTGGCGATGATCTTCCAGGAGCCGATGACCTCGCTCAACCCGGTCCTGACCATCGGCTTCCAGATCGCCGAGGCGCTGCGGCGCCATCGCGGCCTGTCGAAGGCGGCGGCGCGTGAGAAGGCGATCGCCCTCCTCGAACGGGTGCGGGTGCCCTCGGCCGCCGAGCGGATCGACGCCTATCCGCATCACTTCTCCGGCGGCATGCGCCAGCGGGTGATGATCGCCATGGCGCTCGCCTGCAGCCCCCGTGTGCTGATCGCCGACGAGCCGACCACGGCGCTCGACGTCACCATCCAGGCGCAGGTTCTGGCCTTGCTCGCCGAGATCCAGCGCCGCGAGGGGCTGGCGGTGCTGCTCATCACCCACAATCTCGGCGTCGTCGCCTCGGTCGCCGACCGGGTGATGGTGATGTATGGCGGCGACGTGGTCGAGAGCGCGCCGGTGCGCGCCTTCTTCGCCCGGCCGACCCACCCCTACGCGGAAGGCCTGCTCAAGGCGATGCCGCGGGTCGACCGGGTGCAGGAGCTGGCCGCGATCCCCGGCACGGTGCCGACCCTGCCGGAGATGCCGGAGGGCTGCCGCTTCCAGGGCCGCTGCCCCCTGGCGGAGGCGCGCTGCCGTGAGCGGCCGCCGCTGGTGCCGCTCACGGGGGCGCCGGACCACGCGGTGCGCTGCTGGGTGAGGGCTGCATGA
- a CDS encoding ABC transporter permease yields the protein MLQFILKRFLLAIPTLVAVLTVVFVLVRVVPGDPTIVILGDQASASARADLRAKLGLDRPIVVQYLTFMGQIATGDIGRSLTTNRPVLEDVAHVLPYTIELTLAAVAIGVGVGVPLGVMAARRRDGLADWLARIVSLAGVSFPAFVSGILLLIAFAVQLRWFPVISTPRTGGILDRLGALVLPALNLGLLMVAYVTRVTRSGMLKALGEDYVRTARAKGMPARIVVWRHALRNVLVPVVTVVGLYLGVLIGNAVLTEIVFNRPGLGKLIVTALTQRDYSLLQGLMVVSAFAIVVANVLTDIAYGLVDPRVSAQ from the coding sequence ATGCTCCAGTTCATCCTCAAGCGCTTCCTCCTGGCGATCCCGACGCTGGTGGCGGTGCTGACCGTGGTGTTCGTGCTCGTGCGGGTGGTCCCGGGCGATCCGACCATCGTGATCCTCGGCGACCAGGCCAGCGCCTCCGCCCGGGCCGACCTGCGGGCGAAGCTCGGGCTCGATCGGCCGATCGTGGTCCAGTACCTCACCTTCATGGGCCAGATCGCCACCGGCGATATCGGCCGCTCGCTCACCACCAACCGGCCGGTGCTGGAGGATGTCGCCCACGTCCTGCCCTACACGATCGAGCTGACGCTCGCGGCGGTCGCCATCGGCGTCGGGGTGGGCGTACCGCTCGGGGTCATGGCGGCGCGGCGGCGCGACGGGCTCGCCGACTGGCTCGCCCGCATCGTGTCGCTCGCCGGCGTGTCCTTCCCGGCCTTCGTGTCCGGCATCCTGCTGCTGATCGCGTTCGCCGTGCAGCTGCGCTGGTTTCCGGTGATCTCGACGCCGCGCACCGGCGGCATCCTCGACCGGCTCGGCGCCCTGGTGCTGCCGGCGCTCAATCTCGGCCTCCTGATGGTCGCCTACGTCACCCGCGTCACCCGCTCGGGGATGCTGAAGGCGCTGGGCGAGGATTACGTCCGCACCGCCCGTGCCAAGGGGATGCCGGCCCGGATCGTGGTCTGGCGTCATGCACTCCGCAACGTGCTGGTGCCGGTGGTCACCGTGGTCGGGCTCTATCTCGGTGTGCTGATCGGCAACGCGGTGCTGACCGAGATCGTGTTCAACCGCCCCGGCCTCGGCAAGCTGATCGTCACCGCGCTGACCCAGCGCGACTACAGCCTGCTGCAGGGCCTGATGGTCGTCTCCGCCTTCGCCATCGTGGTCGCCAACGTGCTCACCGACATCGCCTACGGCCTCGTCGATCCGCGGGTCTCGGCCCAATGA
- a CDS encoding ABC transporter permease: MSAAAASAAPSAWRRATRSPGLMIGAVTVVAVVALALLAPWIAPYDPNEQDPVAALMGPSAEHWFGTDFFGRDVLSRVIWGARISLSVGFVATLIGVVLGTVIGVVAGYFGGWPDRLITAATDVLLSFPQLIMGLMLVAVLGPSLGNLILAIAVTAVPAFIRIARGSTLAMRQRDFVDACRALGYSDLRIMFGHILPNIMDEVVVLASLWLATAIRTESTLAFIGLGVPPPTATWGSIVREGFDNLLDAPWLSIFPSIAILAVMIGLNLIGDGLRDATDPRGAP, translated from the coding sequence ATGAGCGCGGCGGCCGCCTCCGCCGCCCCGAGCGCCTGGCGCCGGGCCACCCGCTCGCCGGGCCTGATGATCGGCGCCGTCACGGTGGTCGCCGTCGTCGCCCTCGCCCTCCTCGCGCCCTGGATCGCGCCCTACGATCCGAACGAGCAGGACCCGGTCGCGGCCCTGATGGGCCCGTCGGCCGAGCACTGGTTCGGCACCGACTTCTTCGGGCGCGACGTGCTCTCGCGGGTGATCTGGGGCGCCCGGATCTCGCTCTCGGTCGGTTTCGTCGCCACCCTCATCGGCGTGGTTTTGGGCACGGTGATCGGGGTGGTGGCCGGCTATTTCGGCGGCTGGCCCGACCGGCTGATCACGGCGGCCACCGACGTGCTGCTCAGCTTCCCGCAGCTCATCATGGGGCTGATGCTGGTGGCGGTGCTGGGTCCGAGCCTCGGCAACCTGATCCTCGCCATCGCGGTCACCGCCGTGCCGGCCTTCATCCGCATCGCCCGCGGCTCGACGCTCGCCATGCGCCAGCGCGACTTCGTCGATGCCTGCCGGGCGCTCGGCTATTCCGACCTCCGCATCATGTTCGGCCACATCCTGCCGAACATCATGGACGAGGTGGTGGTGCTGGCCTCGCTCTGGCTCGCGACCGCGATCCGCACCGAATCGACCCTCGCCTTCATCGGGCTCGGCGTGCCGCCGCCCACGGCCACCTGGGGCAGCATCGTGCGCGAGGGCTTCGACAACCTGCTCGACGCGCCCTGGCTGTCGATCTTCCCGAGCATCGCCATCCTCGCCGTGATGATCGGCCTCAACCTGATCGGCGACGGCCTGCGCGACGCCACCGACCCGCGGGGGGCCCCATGA